The Rhododendron vialii isolate Sample 1 chromosome 6a, ASM3025357v1 genome includes a window with the following:
- the LOC131328430 gene encoding uncharacterized protein LOC131328430: MAPTELKELKTQLQELLDKGFIRPSTSSWGAPALFVKKKEGTLRLCIDYRKLNQVTVKNRYPLPRIDDLFDQLRGATCFSKIDLRSGYHQLRIQDEDIAKTAFRTRYSHYEFKELNLRQCQWMEYLEDYKFTLQYHPGKANVVADALSRKDRAQKVKTAIKEWEMVDTLNEFNLRSSSENGNARLYALVTEPALLQEILLAQTFEQNCEFVRHRIREGKAVPRWTIEENNSLRFKGKVFVPNVGTLREDVLPVAHHSNFAVHPGGTKMYHDLQRTYW, from the exons atggccccgaccgaactaaaggagctcaagacccagttACAGGAGCTGTTGGACAAGGGATTTATCAGGCCGAGTACTTCATCGTGGGGAGCGCCTGCTCTGTTcgtgaaaaagaaggaagggacGCTGCGATTATGTATCGACTATAGGAAGTTGAATCAAGTCACAGTCAAGAATCGgtatccgttgcctaggatcgatgacctttttgatcaattaaggggaGCAACCTGTTTCTCAAAaatcgatctccgatcaggctatcatcaaTTACGGATTCAAGACGAGGATATTGCCAAGACAGCTTTTCGTACCAGATACagccactacgagttt aaggagttgaacctgaggcagTGCcaatggatggaatacttggaggactacaagtttacgctCCAGTATCACCCCGGCAAGGCCAACGTGGTAGCTGATGCTCTGAGTCGAAAGGACAgagcacagaaggtcaagactgccatcaaggaatgggagatggtggacacCCTTAATGAGTTCAACCTACGATCATCATCGGAGAACGGAAACGCTCGACTGTACGCTCTAGTGACGGAGCCAGCACTTCTTCAGGAAATCTTACTAGCCCAAACCTTCGAGCAGAATTGTGAGTTCGTTCGGcatcgaatccgagaaggaaaggcggtgCCAAGATGGACTATCGAAGAGAataacagcctgagattcaaaGGAAAAGTATTCGTGCCTAATGttggaacccttcgagaagACGTACTCCCAGtagctcaccattcgaacttcgcagttcaccctgGCGGTACAAAAATGTATCACGACTTGCAAAGAACGTATTGGtag